From Erwinia sp. HDF1-3R, one genomic window encodes:
- a CDS encoding GlsB/YeaQ/YmgE family stress response membrane protein, whose protein sequence is MGIISWIIFGLIAGIIAKWIMPGKDGGGFIMTVILGIVGAVVGGWISTTLFHMGKVDGFNFGSFAVAVVGAIVVLWIYRKVKS, encoded by the coding sequence ATGGGTATTATATCGTGGATCATTTTTGGTCTGATCGCAGGTATCATTGCTAAATGGATTATGCCGGGTAAAGACGGCGGTGGTTTCATCATGACCGTTATCCTGGGCATCGTGGGTGCAGTGGTCGGCGGCTGGATCAGCACCACGCTGTTCCATATGGGCAAGGTTGACGGTTTCAACTTTGGTAGCTTTGCCGTGGCGGTGGTAGGCGCGATTGTCGTGCTGTGGATCTACCGCAAAGTCAAAAGCTGA
- a CDS encoding fimbrial protein yields the protein MEESRHQTLRYGNSFAFFCKKKCATLRCFLLIVMTFLSMPAALANMSVYPMEVTLNSQGAAQVQTLSQSGEAQFIKVSIKRIDHPATQSEKEILIEDAVSRSLIATPDKFALASGSQRIIRLISLKPPEKETAWRVYFEAVGAPEELKDNTGKENKISNQVGINLVWGVLVHIPPKHAVLSLISLSSSDVKNNGTVRVVIREVALCLQKNNSGSCRWKQEHATVYPDETLRLKSWAPAEINAAREIRIKYVDQKTRSMNEYVLGK from the coding sequence ATGGAAGAGTCACGTCATCAGACCCTGCGTTACGGCAATTCTTTTGCGTTCTTTTGTAAAAAGAAGTGCGCCACGCTACGGTGTTTCTTACTGATAGTAATGACTTTTTTATCCATGCCTGCTGCATTGGCAAATATGAGCGTTTATCCCATGGAGGTGACGCTAAATAGCCAGGGCGCAGCGCAGGTACAGACTTTGTCGCAAAGCGGCGAGGCGCAGTTTATTAAAGTCAGCATTAAGCGAATTGATCACCCTGCCACACAATCTGAAAAAGAAATATTGATAGAAGATGCGGTTTCACGCTCGCTAATTGCTACCCCGGATAAATTCGCGCTGGCATCGGGTTCGCAACGTATCATTCGTCTTATTTCGTTAAAACCCCCGGAGAAAGAGACTGCCTGGCGTGTTTACTTCGAGGCCGTCGGTGCGCCGGAGGAATTGAAGGATAACACTGGTAAGGAGAATAAAATCAGCAACCAGGTGGGCATCAATTTAGTCTGGGGCGTGCTGGTTCATATTCCGCCGAAACACGCTGTGTTATCACTCATTTCATTATCATCGAGCGACGTTAAAAACAATGGCACCGTGCGAGTGGTGATCCGTGAAGTCGCTCTCTGCTTGCAAAAAAATAACAGCGGCAGCTGCCGGTGGAAACAAGAACACGCCACGGTATATCCGGATGAGACATTGCGGCTCAAATCATGGGCGCCAGCTGAAATAAACGCTGCACGGGAAATAAGAATTAAATATGTTGATCAGAAAACGAGAAGTATGAACGAATACGTTCTCGGGAAATAA
- the emtA gene encoding membrane-bound lytic murein transglycosylase EmtA, whose amino-acid sequence MLAGCASKPHKQTVTVQQTPLTKAPPQKVAQAWSIFTENAAHSYGIDQKLVDAIISVESGGNPTVVSKSNAIGLMQIKASTAGREVYRVQGRRGQPSSSELRDPVKNIDIGTAYLKILQDQSLAGIRDPETLRYATIVSYANGAGALLRTFSPDRDRAIAMINAMTPEAFYHHVQSKHPAAQAPRYLWKVTTAYRTI is encoded by the coding sequence CTGCTGGCAGGCTGTGCCAGCAAACCCCATAAACAGACCGTCACCGTACAGCAAACACCATTAACCAAGGCCCCACCGCAAAAGGTCGCGCAGGCGTGGTCGATCTTTACGGAGAATGCGGCCCACAGCTACGGAATCGATCAGAAGCTGGTGGATGCCATTATTTCAGTGGAATCGGGCGGCAATCCAACGGTAGTCAGTAAGTCGAATGCCATTGGATTGATGCAGATTAAAGCCTCCACGGCCGGCCGTGAAGTCTATCGCGTCCAGGGGCGTCGCGGTCAGCCAAGCAGTTCGGAGCTGCGCGATCCGGTGAAAAATATTGATATCGGTACCGCCTATCTGAAAATTTTGCAGGATCAGTCGCTGGCGGGCATTCGCGACCCTGAAACGCTGCGTTACGCGACGATCGTTTCCTATGCCAACGGGGCCGGCGCGCTGCTGCGCACCTTCTCTCCCGATCGCGACCGGGCAATAGCCATGATCAACGCGATGACGCCGGAAGCGTTCTATCATCACGTTCAGAGCAAGCATCCCGCTGCGCAGGCACCGCGCTATTTGTGGAAAGTCACCACCGCCTACCGGACTATCTGA
- a CDS encoding serine hydrolase domain-containing protein codes for MTNSAFPLTTGVPPANLADRVRGVVQQALDERRLVGAVVLVAHNGELVHQQAAGLADRESARPMTLETVFRLASVSKPIVSTAAMVLVAQARLDLDAGIERWLPEFQPRLADGAPASITLRQLLCHMAGLSYRFSEPDNQGPCARAGVSDGLDASGISLDENLRRLASVPLLFRPGTDWRYSLATDVLGALIARVQGTTLDVAVRDLVTGPLGMTDSGFVMHDTQSVATPYVNDTPQPHRLAEGETVPFDDETLGVHFSPGRIFEPSAFPSGGAGMAGTAGDVMRLLETLRQQGGELLPADLVAEMGRDQTGGINLPDNPGFGFGLGFAVLRDPQQAASPQSAGTWRWGGVYGHSWFVDKEQGLSVVALTNTLYEGMSGSFVTELRDAVYAGLEPG; via the coding sequence ATGACGAATTCCGCCTTTCCCCTGACGACGGGTGTTCCCCCGGCAAACCTGGCTGACCGCGTTCGCGGCGTCGTGCAGCAGGCGCTGGACGAGCGACGGCTGGTTGGCGCGGTGGTGCTGGTCGCCCACAATGGCGAGCTGGTCCACCAACAGGCCGCGGGCCTTGCCGATCGCGAAAGCGCGCGACCCATGACCCTGGAGACGGTATTTCGGCTGGCGTCAGTCAGTAAGCCGATTGTCTCTACCGCGGCAATGGTGTTGGTGGCGCAGGCGCGTCTGGATCTGGACGCCGGCATTGAACGCTGGCTCCCTGAATTCCAGCCACGTCTGGCCGATGGCGCACCGGCCTCCATCACTCTGCGACAGCTGCTGTGCCATATGGCCGGGCTAAGCTACCGCTTTTCCGAGCCTGATAACCAGGGCCCCTGTGCGCGCGCAGGGGTGTCCGACGGCCTGGATGCCTCCGGCATCAGCCTTGATGAGAACCTCCGCCGGCTGGCCAGCGTACCGCTGCTGTTCAGGCCGGGTACGGACTGGCGTTACTCACTGGCGACCGACGTACTGGGTGCGCTGATCGCCCGCGTTCAGGGTACGACGCTGGATGTGGCGGTACGGGATCTGGTGACGGGTCCACTGGGTATGACCGATAGCGGATTTGTGATGCACGACACCCAATCTGTCGCCACCCCCTACGTAAACGATACGCCGCAGCCGCACCGGCTGGCAGAGGGGGAAACCGTTCCTTTTGACGATGAGACCCTCGGCGTACACTTCAGCCCGGGGCGGATCTTCGAACCGTCCGCTTTCCCCTCGGGTGGAGCGGGTATGGCGGGCACCGCAGGCGATGTTATGCGCCTGCTGGAAACGCTGCGCCAGCAGGGCGGAGAGCTATTGCCCGCCGATCTGGTTGCAGAAATGGGCCGCGATCAGACCGGCGGCATAAACCTCCCCGACAATCCGGGCTTCGGCTTCGGCCTGGGGTTTGCCGTTCTGCGTGATCCTCAGCAGGCCGCCTCGCCGCAGTCAGCCGGTACCTGGCGCTGGGGAGGCGTTTATGGTCATTCGTGGTTTGTGGATAAGGAGCAGGGCCTAAGCGTGGTGGCATTAACCAATACGCTGTACGAAGGGATGTCCGGCAGTTTTGTCACCGAGCTACGGGATGCCGTTTATGCCGGGCTGGAGCCGGGGTAA
- a CDS encoding amylovoran biosynthesis protein AmsF — MIEVNCFADLRTTAPTKAGDIAALKRYYDKDSSFHGGGDFVGFLGTTTLTDDGGTVAKGSSFYWKRIINDPVQVNLYHFGARGDGVTDDGDAFRRMFSWSQSYDINAKDIGVRFPPGKFLISPIDLSASEIPYFALYGDDSPYGVSPGTVIISDKSINTVFKVNARRTVIRGISWNGQASADITATSGAITADMLSNVQPFFENTTIEGEFVHIRCFRVQYNGGTVIKLLDTLDTRFDQIYSQNTYARVFEVGWSNSPNGVWDHATAIELSNANFQTGYGDATLYMPRMTQGIIHNVWIEHTRFPGDLTNGQWIVDALSVEDCANPLLMNNSRVQFRQLNLQAGAKVSMDTTSDRWLSGYESGWRREENFGTTMTGSMKAGWYSGYRLNNISDSDKWFRIGKFVFPKVNQQWTLEFVGKLTNTNPAGTAASPVQAVSSGVTWLNLQRCVSSVWADMFHRGSTSVIDVKYKRSYENIVEVWVKLKAGSGDTMFNLRSTGPTRFDSGECSLFTPDLSEVTDLTTLGTVTPSARLSLHNGLAGIGANENGVVTLATADAAVPASTAPGGYITLNINGTDRKFPYYN, encoded by the coding sequence ATGATCGAAGTGAACTGCTTTGCCGATCTGCGCACCACTGCACCGACGAAAGCTGGCGACATCGCCGCCCTGAAACGCTATTACGACAAAGACTCGTCATTTCACGGCGGCGGCGACTTTGTCGGCTTTCTGGGCACCACCACGCTGACTGATGACGGCGGAACGGTGGCGAAGGGCAGCAGCTTTTACTGGAAGCGTATTATTAACGATCCCGTGCAGGTGAATCTCTATCACTTTGGCGCACGCGGCGACGGCGTAACCGATGACGGCGACGCCTTCAGGCGGATGTTTAGCTGGTCGCAGAGCTACGATATCAACGCAAAAGATATTGGCGTGCGTTTTCCGCCGGGGAAATTTTTGATTTCGCCCATCGACCTTTCGGCCAGCGAAATACCTTATTTTGCGCTTTATGGTGACGACAGCCCTTACGGCGTGTCTCCGGGCACGGTAATTATCTCTGATAAGTCGATCAATACGGTGTTTAAAGTCAATGCCCGGCGCACCGTTATTCGCGGTATCAGCTGGAACGGGCAGGCCAGCGCGGATATCACCGCTACCAGCGGGGCCATTACCGCCGATATGCTCTCCAACGTGCAGCCATTTTTTGAAAACACCACTATCGAGGGCGAGTTCGTGCATATCCGCTGCTTTCGCGTGCAGTATAACGGCGGCACCGTCATCAAGCTGCTGGACACCCTGGATACCCGCTTTGATCAAATCTACAGCCAGAATACCTATGCGCGGGTTTTTGAAGTGGGTTGGTCTAACTCGCCGAATGGCGTCTGGGATCACGCAACGGCAATTGAGCTGAGTAATGCCAACTTCCAGACCGGCTATGGTGATGCCACCCTGTATATGCCACGCATGACCCAGGGGATCATTCACAACGTCTGGATTGAGCATACGCGGTTCCCCGGCGATCTCACTAACGGGCAGTGGATTGTCGATGCATTAAGCGTGGAGGATTGCGCTAATCCGCTGTTAATGAACAACAGTCGGGTGCAGTTTCGTCAGCTTAATTTGCAGGCGGGTGCAAAGGTCAGCATGGATACCACCAGCGACCGCTGGCTGTCAGGCTACGAATCCGGCTGGCGCCGGGAGGAGAACTTTGGCACCACGATGACCGGCTCCATGAAGGCCGGCTGGTACAGCGGCTACCGGCTGAATAATATTTCGGACAGTGATAAATGGTTCCGCATTGGCAAATTCGTCTTCCCGAAAGTCAATCAGCAGTGGACGCTGGAGTTCGTGGGTAAACTGACGAATACTAACCCGGCGGGCACGGCAGCCAGTCCGGTGCAGGCTGTTTCATCCGGGGTGACCTGGCTGAACCTCCAGCGATGCGTCAGTTCAGTCTGGGCGGATATGTTTCATCGCGGCTCGACGTCGGTGATTGATGTCAAATATAAGCGCAGCTATGAAAACATCGTTGAGGTATGGGTAAAACTCAAAGCCGGCAGCGGGGATACCATGTTTAATCTTCGTTCCACCGGCCCCACGCGGTTTGATTCCGGTGAATGCTCCTTGTTTACCCCGGACCTGAGTGAGGTGACCGATCTCACTACGTTGGGTACCGTGACCCCCAGTGCAAGACTCAGCCTGCATAATGGTTTAGCGGGGATAGGGGCTAATGAAAATGGCGTAGTGACCTTAGCGACTGCGGATGCTGCGGTACCTGCCAGCACCGCACCGGGCGGTTACATTACGCTCAACATTAACGGTACCGATCGTAAGTTCCCTTACTATAACTGA
- a CDS encoding DinI-like family protein, with the protein MFVELIYDKRNVAGLPNAQQMILDELEKRIQRVFPEADVRVKPMQANSVKTDASKSDKAVMMRVIEEMFEEADQWLVTGEY; encoded by the coding sequence ATGTTTGTTGAACTGATTTACGATAAGCGCAACGTAGCGGGTTTACCTAATGCTCAACAGATGATTCTGGACGAGCTTGAAAAACGCATTCAGCGGGTTTTTCCGGAGGCGGACGTCCGGGTCAAGCCGATGCAGGCGAACAGCGTGAAAACCGATGCCAGCAAAAGCGATAAGGCCGTCATGATGAGAGTCATTGAAGAGATGTTTGAAGAAGCCGATCAGTGGCTGGTAACAGGCGAATATTAA
- a CDS encoding MBL fold metallo-hydrolase, with protein MKQLYEDLWVSTPELSACETESEWMMHGFLLQHERGNMLISRVENADDHQTIAGLGGIIRHYLSGWQEAGPGARQLQQRFNSALYCHTRALGPVSAFVEADDTFNLAEVHCGSFHLVPTPGHTPGSTTYLYASPFGKTYLFVGGTLVRDGNRWVTLQLPESNEADLHKSLEFYRALRPDVVLMSVTRGHPGWCEVTVREWLALLDEAEHQPRDCRQRVIE; from the coding sequence ATGAAGCAGTTATATGAGGACCTCTGGGTTTCCACGCCGGAGTTGTCGGCCTGTGAGACAGAATCAGAGTGGATGATGCATGGGTTTCTGTTGCAGCATGAGCGAGGCAACATGCTGATCTCCCGCGTTGAGAATGCTGACGATCACCAGACGATTGCCGGGCTTGGCGGGATAATCCGTCATTATCTGAGTGGCTGGCAGGAGGCCGGCCCCGGTGCGCGACAGCTGCAACAGCGGTTTAATTCCGCCCTCTACTGCCATACCCGGGCGCTCGGTCCAGTAAGCGCCTTTGTTGAAGCCGATGATACCTTCAACCTGGCAGAGGTACACTGCGGCAGCTTCCACCTGGTTCCGACGCCGGGCCATACGCCAGGCAGTACCACCTATCTTTATGCCTCCCCCTTCGGCAAAACCTATCTGTTTGTCGGGGGCACGCTGGTACGGGATGGCAATCGCTGGGTGACGCTGCAGTTACCCGAGAGTAACGAGGCCGATTTGCATAAATCGCTGGAGTTCTACCGGGCGCTGCGGCCAGACGTGGTGTTGATGAGCGTGACACGGGGTCATCCGGGCTGGTGCGAGGTGACCGTACGTGAGTGGCTGGCACTGCTGGATGAAGCCGAGCACCAGCCGCGGGATTGTCGCCAGCGGGTTATCGAGTAG
- a CDS encoding flagellar regulator YcgR PilZN domain-containing protein — MKEEDNEQYLKRGPLAVLGVLKDLVKNQTPVMVTHQRGQFITRLLCADRERFIVDYGSNDYDNQLAAEARLLNMTAETAGAKVEFAVSQLTITSHTGLPAFTSGLPDDLMMIQRREFFRVTAPLSPLFTCYVGWPDGSGQGRLRLQDISLGGISVLAECPLPPGLAEGELFKNMRLEMGEYGRFEVDARLVNIGQRSVVGSKNQTVITPRLSFRFQKLSADQERQLQQVIFSLERLARDKATRFQ; from the coding sequence GTGAAAGAGGAAGATAACGAGCAGTACCTCAAACGCGGCCCGCTGGCCGTGCTGGGCGTCCTGAAAGATCTGGTCAAAAATCAGACCCCGGTAATGGTGACTCATCAACGCGGCCAGTTTATTACCCGGTTGCTGTGTGCGGATCGCGAAAGGTTTATTGTCGATTATGGCAGTAATGATTATGACAATCAGCTCGCCGCTGAGGCCCGGCTGCTGAATATGACGGCGGAAACCGCCGGGGCGAAAGTTGAATTTGCCGTTTCTCAACTGACTATCACCAGCCATACCGGCCTGCCCGCCTTTACCTCCGGCCTGCCTGATGACCTGATGATGATTCAGCGCAGAGAGTTTTTTCGCGTAACCGCACCGCTCTCGCCGCTGTTCACCTGTTACGTGGGCTGGCCCGACGGGAGCGGACAGGGACGCCTGCGCCTGCAGGATATCTCGCTGGGGGGGATTAGCGTACTGGCAGAATGCCCGCTGCCGCCAGGTCTGGCAGAAGGTGAGCTGTTTAAAAACATGCGTCTGGAGATGGGGGAATATGGTCGCTTCGAGGTGGATGCCCGATTAGTGAACATTGGACAGCGCAGCGTGGTCGGCAGCAAAAATCAAACCGTTATCACGCCACGTTTAAGCTTTCGCTTCCAGAAACTTAGCGCCGACCAGGAACGTCAGCTCCAGCAGGTCATTTTCTCACTTGAGCGCCTGGCGCGCGATAAAGCGACCCGCTTTCAGTAG
- the treA gene encoding alpha,alpha-trehalase TreA — protein sequence MQQVEKRQWRAMLVLPLLLSSTLADTAFAKQSDAQQSMLSQSPQPPDIRLGPLFQAVQSAKLFSDQKTFADAIPKSDPSTILADWQMQKKQRNFDLRHFVDTNFTLPVDGDKYVPPAGQSLREHINGLWPVLTRSASQPARWDSLLPLPKPYVVPGGRFREIYYWDSYFTMLGLAESGHWDRVEDMVNNFASLLDKYGHIPNGNRSYYLSRSQPPFFSLMVDLLAQHQGDGVYTQYLPQLQKEYDYWMAGADNLKAGDASKNVVKLKDGTLLNRYWDARDVPRTESWLDDVNTAEKANHREKAGLYRDLRAGAASGWDFSSRWFGTQNDISTIQTTRIVPVDLNALMFHLEKTLAKANQVAKQADASRHYDALAKKRQQAINRYLWDEKQGFYADYDWQKGAVRPQLTAATLFPLYLQVATDKQASRTAAVVKSRLLKEGGLVTTTVNNGQQWDAPNGWAPLQWAAVEGLNNYGQQALAKDIGIRFLKNVQTTYDKEHKLVEKYVVEGKGLGGGGGGEYPLQDGFGWTNGVTLKLMDLYCPKGITCNNVGDIK from the coding sequence ATGCAACAAGTCGAAAAACGTCAATGGCGGGCCATGCTGGTACTGCCACTGCTTCTCTCTTCCACGCTGGCCGATACCGCTTTTGCAAAGCAAAGCGACGCGCAGCAATCTATGCTGAGTCAGTCCCCCCAGCCGCCGGATATCCGCCTGGGGCCGCTGTTTCAGGCCGTGCAGTCGGCGAAGCTTTTTTCCGATCAGAAAACTTTTGCGGATGCGATCCCGAAGAGCGATCCCTCGACCATTCTTGCCGACTGGCAGATGCAGAAGAAGCAGCGTAATTTCGATTTACGCCATTTTGTTGACACCAACTTCACCCTTCCCGTCGACGGCGATAAATATGTCCCGCCTGCCGGGCAGAGCCTGCGCGAACATATTAATGGCCTCTGGCCGGTACTGACCCGCTCCGCCAGCCAGCCCGCGCGCTGGGATTCCCTGCTGCCGCTGCCAAAACCCTATGTGGTGCCCGGCGGCCGCTTCCGCGAGATCTATTACTGGGACAGCTATTTCACCATGCTGGGCCTGGCAGAGAGCGGACACTGGGATCGGGTCGAGGATATGGTGAATAACTTCGCCTCCCTGCTGGATAAATATGGTCATATCCCTAATGGTAACCGCAGCTACTATCTCAGCCGCTCACAGCCGCCCTTCTTCAGCCTGATGGTCGATCTGCTGGCGCAGCATCAGGGCGACGGCGTTTACACTCAATACCTGCCGCAGCTACAGAAAGAGTACGACTACTGGATGGCGGGCGCGGACAACCTTAAGGCGGGAGACGCGAGTAAAAACGTGGTGAAGCTGAAGGACGGCACGCTGCTTAACCGCTACTGGGATGCCCGCGACGTACCGCGCACCGAATCCTGGCTGGATGACGTCAACACGGCGGAGAAAGCTAACCATCGTGAGAAAGCGGGCCTTTATCGCGATTTGCGCGCGGGCGCGGCCTCCGGCTGGGATTTCAGCTCCCGCTGGTTCGGCACCCAGAACGATATCTCCACCATTCAGACCACGCGCATTGTACCGGTCGACCTGAATGCCCTGATGTTCCATCTCGAAAAGACCCTGGCGAAAGCAAATCAGGTCGCGAAACAGGCTGACGCCAGCAGGCATTACGACGCGCTGGCGAAAAAACGTCAGCAGGCGATCAATCGCTATCTGTGGGATGAGAAACAGGGCTTTTACGCGGACTACGACTGGCAGAAAGGTGCCGTACGTCCGCAGTTAACCGCCGCGACGCTCTTTCCTCTCTACCTTCAGGTCGCGACCGATAAGCAGGCCAGCCGCACGGCAGCCGTGGTGAAGAGTCGGCTGCTGAAAGAGGGTGGACTGGTCACGACCACCGTTAACAACGGCCAGCAGTGGGATGCGCCGAACGGCTGGGCACCGCTTCAGTGGGCGGCCGTAGAGGGGTTGAACAACTATGGTCAGCAGGCGCTGGCGAAGGATATCGGCATTCGCTTCCTGAAAAATGTTCAGACCACCTATGACAAAGAGCACAAGCTGGTTGAGAAATACGTGGTGGAAGGAAAAGGGCTCGGCGGCGGGGGCGGCGGTGAATATCCGCTGCAGGACGGCTTCGGCTGGACCAACGGCGTCACGCTGAAACTGATGGATCTCTACTGTCCAAAAGGCATCACCTGCAACAACGTGGGTGATATCAAATAA
- a CDS encoding YgdI/YgdR family lipoprotein: MKKMLLMASVLMAGTLLAGCTNNHILHMNDGRTLVVQGKPQVDKATGMVLYTDENGKQQAVNQADIKEMSALDK; the protein is encoded by the coding sequence ATGAAAAAAATGCTGTTAATGGCCAGCGTTCTGATGGCCGGCACGCTGCTTGCAGGCTGTACGAACAATCATATTCTGCATATGAACGACGGGCGCACGCTGGTGGTACAGGGTAAACCGCAGGTCGATAAAGCGACCGGTATGGTGCTGTACACCGATGAAAACGGCAAGCAGCAGGCGGTAAATCAGGCTGATATCAAAGAGATGAGCGCGCTGGACAAGTAG
- a CDS encoding MFS transporter, whose product MHNATAPVPDKKMLIAASTGNFIEWYEFAVYGFLATIIAKNFFQLEGESELTGLILTYAAFALAFFCRPIGAMIFGRIGDRIGRKPTLIAVLLLMTSATFLIGLMPTYAVAGVAAPLLLTLLRMLQGLFAGGEFGGAVALMTELAPPGKRGRYGAWQSFTVALGLLAGAATVAVLAAVLTSDQLTRWGWRVPFLLALPLGVVALWLRTQLEEPPAFAAAQHTLPAPLPVVVKAIVLGIGRMMGWSAAGYTFLVIMPSWLQTSLHASFQQALAATVLGNLGFALTILPSGRLSDRFGRRRIMLLAMVTVIVFSFPLLALLQQPTTSVWLKALAVMMAGGVVGIIAGPGPAMLAEMFPGRVRYTGLGLAYSLSNAVFSGCAGLIITGLIARTGNVFIPAWYVTLTCIISAIAIMTLRADDHLKPLET is encoded by the coding sequence ATGCATAACGCAACTGCCCCCGTTCCGGATAAGAAAATGTTGATTGCCGCCTCAACAGGCAATTTTATTGAGTGGTATGAATTTGCTGTTTATGGCTTTCTGGCGACCATTATTGCCAAAAACTTTTTCCAGCTTGAGGGAGAAAGTGAACTGACCGGCCTGATCCTGACCTATGCCGCCTTTGCACTGGCCTTTTTCTGCCGTCCCATCGGCGCCATGATTTTTGGTCGTATTGGCGATCGCATTGGTCGAAAACCGACGCTGATTGCCGTGCTGCTGTTGATGACCTCTGCCACCTTCCTGATTGGCCTGATGCCCACCTACGCCGTTGCAGGCGTTGCCGCCCCGCTGCTGCTTACCCTGCTGAGGATGCTTCAGGGCCTGTTCGCCGGAGGTGAATTTGGCGGCGCGGTGGCCCTGATGACCGAGCTCGCCCCACCGGGCAAGCGTGGGCGCTACGGCGCATGGCAGTCCTTTACCGTGGCGCTGGGTCTGCTGGCGGGCGCGGCGACGGTGGCGGTTCTGGCCGCCGTGCTTACCAGCGATCAGCTCACGCGCTGGGGCTGGCGGGTGCCGTTTCTGCTTGCCCTGCCGCTTGGCGTGGTGGCGCTCTGGCTGCGCACTCAGCTGGAGGAACCGCCGGCCTTTGCTGCCGCGCAGCATACTCTACCTGCGCCCTTACCGGTGGTGGTAAAAGCCATCGTGCTGGGCATTGGCAGAATGATGGGCTGGTCGGCGGCGGGCTATACCTTCCTGGTGATTATGCCCTCGTGGCTGCAGACGTCATTACACGCCAGCTTTCAGCAGGCGCTGGCGGCGACCGTACTGGGTAATCTGGGCTTTGCCCTCACCATCCTGCCCTCCGGACGGCTGAGCGATCGCTTTGGTCGGCGACGCATAATGCTGCTGGCGATGGTAACGGTGATTGTATTCAGCTTTCCGCTGCTGGCGCTGCTCCAGCAGCCCACCACGTCAGTCTGGCTGAAAGCCCTGGCAGTGATGATGGCGGGCGGGGTGGTCGGTATCATCGCCGGGCCTGGCCCTGCCATGCTTGCAGAGATGTTTCCTGGCCGGGTACGCTATACCGGACTGGGGCTGGCTTATTCGCTCTCTAACGCGGTGTTTTCCGGCTGTGCCGGGCTGATTATTACCGGTCTGATAGCCCGGACGGGCAATGTGTTTATCCCCGCCTGGTACGTGACGCTGACCTGTATTATCAGCGCCATCGCCATTATGACCCTGCGCGCCGACGATCATCTGAAGCCACTGGAAACCTGA
- the ldcA gene encoding muramoyltetrapeptide carboxypeptidase, with protein sequence MSVTPRSFHLIAPSGYCLNQDAAHLAVDRLRAQGHQVSQTEVIPRRDRRFAGTDEERLQDVNALAALATLPDIVLAVRGGYGASRLLPHLDYQGLAARLREQPVALCGHSDFTAIQLALLTHGVKSFSGPLLAGNFGAEVLSDFTLDHFWRALTSPEFTLSWQTPPQDVDVSGTVWGGNLAMITSLVGTPWLPALSDGILVIEDVNEHPYKIERMLLQLAQSGILARQKAIVTGSFTAANLSAYDNGYDFDSVWTLIRQITGLPLVTGLSFGHDRDTVTLPLGAHGNLKVEGNQASLRLSGHPTLR encoded by the coding sequence ATGTCCGTTACTCCGCGTTCTTTTCATCTGATTGCCCCTTCCGGCTATTGCCTTAATCAGGATGCCGCCCATCTGGCCGTCGATCGGCTGCGTGCCCAGGGGCATCAGGTGAGCCAGACGGAGGTTATTCCCCGACGCGATCGCCGTTTTGCCGGGACTGACGAAGAGCGCCTGCAGGATGTGAACGCTCTGGCAGCGCTGGCGACGCTGCCGGATATTGTGCTGGCGGTACGCGGTGGCTATGGCGCGTCACGGCTTCTGCCCCACCTCGATTATCAGGGTCTGGCCGCACGTCTTCGGGAGCAGCCCGTAGCGCTTTGCGGCCATAGCGATTTCACCGCGATCCAGCTGGCCCTGCTGACCCACGGCGTAAAGAGCTTTAGCGGCCCGCTGCTGGCGGGTAATTTTGGTGCGGAGGTGCTCTCTGATTTCACCCTCGATCACTTCTGGCGGGCGCTGACCTCGCCAGAATTCACCCTGAGCTGGCAAACGCCACCGCAGGACGTTGACGTTAGCGGGACGGTATGGGGAGGAAATCTGGCGATGATAACCTCCCTCGTGGGCACCCCCTGGCTACCTGCCCTCTCTGACGGCATCCTGGTCATTGAAGATGTAAATGAGCATCCCTACAAGATTGAACGCATGCTGCTACAGCTGGCCCAGAGCGGCATTCTGGCCCGACAGAAAGCCATAGTGACCGGCAGTTTTACCGCTGCAAATCTGAGCGCATACGATAATGGCTACGACTTTGACAGCGTCTGGACGTTAATCCGGCAGATAACCGGCCTGCCGCTGGTTACCGGCCTCTCTTTTGGCCACGATCGCGATACCGTCACGCTACCCTTAGGCGCCCACGGCAATTTGAAAGTAGAAGGTAACCAGGCTTCGTTAAGGTTATCAGGGCACCCTACGCTGCGTTAA